The Zalophus californianus isolate mZalCal1 chromosome 8, mZalCal1.pri.v2, whole genome shotgun sequence genome has a segment encoding these proteins:
- the LOC113937217 gene encoding phosphatidylethanolamine-binding protein 1-like, with product MPLDLSKWSGPLSLQEVGERLQHALQVKYTRTEVDELIKVLTPTQVKNRPASIVWDGLVPGKLYTLVLTDLDALSRKGPKYREWHHFLVVNMKGNDISTGRVLSNYVSSGPPDISGAGLHCYV from the coding sequence ATGCCGCTGGACCTCAGCAAGTGGTCCGGGCCTTTGAGCCTGCAGGAAGTGGGCGAGCGGCTGCAGCATGCGCTGCAGGTCAAATACACCAGGACAGAGGTCGACGAGCTGATCAAAGTGCTGACGCCCACCCAAGTTAAGAACCGGCCTGCCAGTATTGTGTGGGATGGCCTTGTTCCAGGTAAACTCTACACCTTGGTCCTAACAGATCTGGATGCTCTCAGCAGGAAGGGCCCCAAATACAGGGAATGGCACCATTTTCTGGTGGTCAACATGAAGGGCAACGACATCAGCACTGGCAGAGTCCTCTCCAATTATGTCAGCTCTGGGCCTCCAGATATATCTGGCGCAGGCCTTCACTGCTATGTCTAG